From a single Microbacterium murale genomic region:
- a CDS encoding ATP-dependent helicase, whose amino-acid sequence MTEDAGQRAVVSAAVEASGVIIGAPGTGKTQTLIDRVAALLGAHGLAPEEVLVLTPNRQAATVLRDRIGVRIGQATPGPLARSLGSFAFQLVRGAMVHAGDEPPALLTGADQDRIIADLLSGDLEDEASGRPSRWPETLSAGVRASKGFRSELRAFLSECTELGVLPQELQASERPVWRAAGDFIDEYRAVLAGMRTAYRDAADLLSEAAAVLRDADPAILGPLAPLRVVLIDDAQEITRGGITVVRALRARGIAVLAFGDPDISSGAFRGASPQLFHELSGVLERVFVLETPHRQKSALTDLTRTVTQAIGAAGRVEHRRAPGPAPEITESPASLTAPVRAFLAPSPYEEADRIAGTLRDWHLTDGIPWSDMAVIAHDTRQVTALETELAAREVPTRAAGVQRPLGSEGVVRDIVSIVRLALTPVEDREPEMLIDALRSPFGGMDAVGLRRLRARLRHVELGDGGSTPATELLRQAMAFPVHFTFVDAPEARVASRFATTLAETAAAAEAGETIHELLWRVWDRARALDGSKLQHHWRVASEQPGGGETARALDALVALFDAAKRFVERTPNERPEAFVRDILDSEVPEDTLSTPDRPGLVTLLTPATALGTQFDVVVVAGVQDGVWPNVRLRGGLLETWRLADAVVAARTGEPETAPGVLDRRRDALHDELRLFVRALSRARSRIVVTAVDDDATGPSPFFAFLPEPPPASAHPAAEHPLTLRGLVARHRRTLTSSIDPGARADAAEQLSVLARESVPGADPQEWYGIISPSTSAPLHDLSVEAARVSPSKMESFEECELNWAISALGGDTVLPPSAGMGTIIHEAMETVPDGDLEKLRAVVAEHWPELDFETEWIGRKERRRADLYIERLHSYLGEAASDRGRVLASEVEFRFAVEVAAAGQVPGADDSLVDTAAEVPPAVHVGDEVNGPNRAVVHGFIDRVEVYPSGAGEHAAARGRGWADMAEGLNGERVVVVDLKTGKNEPATDAKVEEHAQLAAYQIAVEQGLIDGADAGALAGARLLLVANTLSGSDYRVAHQHTLQGDARTRFLGRLVSAARGMSGDSFTAHVEAHCADVQWRVHPCRIHTVPAVSA is encoded by the coding sequence ATGACAGAGGATGCCGGGCAGCGCGCTGTCGTCAGCGCGGCCGTCGAGGCATCCGGAGTCATCATCGGAGCACCGGGGACGGGCAAGACGCAGACCCTGATCGACCGGGTGGCCGCGCTCCTCGGCGCGCACGGGCTCGCCCCCGAAGAGGTGCTGGTGCTGACACCGAACCGTCAGGCGGCGACCGTGCTGCGCGATCGGATCGGCGTCCGCATCGGACAGGCGACACCGGGGCCGCTGGCGCGTTCGTTGGGCTCGTTCGCGTTCCAGCTCGTCCGCGGCGCGATGGTCCACGCGGGCGACGAGCCGCCGGCGCTTCTCACCGGGGCCGATCAGGATCGCATCATCGCCGACCTGCTCTCGGGCGACCTCGAGGATGAGGCGTCGGGTCGTCCGTCGCGCTGGCCCGAGACTCTGAGCGCCGGCGTGCGCGCGTCGAAGGGATTCCGATCAGAACTGCGAGCTTTCCTGTCGGAGTGCACCGAACTGGGAGTGCTGCCGCAGGAACTGCAGGCGTCTGAACGGCCGGTCTGGCGTGCAGCCGGCGACTTCATCGACGAGTATCGAGCGGTGCTCGCCGGCATGCGCACCGCTTACCGAGATGCGGCAGATCTCCTGAGCGAGGCGGCGGCCGTCCTTCGCGATGCGGATCCCGCGATACTCGGCCCGCTCGCACCGCTGCGTGTCGTGCTGATCGATGACGCGCAGGAGATCACGCGCGGTGGCATCACCGTCGTGCGTGCGCTGCGTGCGAGAGGCATCGCAGTCCTCGCCTTCGGTGATCCTGACATCTCCTCCGGTGCGTTCCGCGGCGCGAGCCCCCAACTGTTCCATGAGCTCTCCGGGGTGCTCGAACGCGTGTTCGTCCTGGAGACGCCGCATCGCCAGAAGTCCGCTCTCACCGATCTGACACGCACGGTGACCCAGGCGATCGGTGCGGCCGGTCGTGTCGAACACCGCCGTGCACCCGGCCCCGCACCCGAGATCACCGAATCGCCCGCGTCCCTCACCGCGCCGGTGCGGGCGTTCCTCGCCCCGTCGCCGTACGAAGAAGCCGACCGCATCGCAGGCACGCTCCGTGACTGGCATCTCACCGACGGCATTCCTTGGAGCGACATGGCTGTGATCGCCCACGACACCAGGCAGGTGACGGCGCTCGAGACCGAGCTCGCGGCACGCGAGGTGCCGACGCGGGCAGCCGGGGTGCAGCGACCGCTCGGCAGCGAGGGCGTCGTACGCGACATCGTCAGCATCGTCCGGCTCGCGCTCACTCCGGTCGAGGACCGCGAACCCGAGATGCTCATCGACGCACTGCGCTCGCCGTTCGGCGGGATGGATGCTGTCGGCCTTCGCCGTCTGCGCGCGCGCCTGCGACATGTCGAGCTCGGCGACGGCGGATCGACTCCTGCCACCGAGTTGCTGCGCCAGGCCATGGCCTTTCCCGTGCACTTCACCTTCGTCGACGCTCCTGAGGCCAGAGTCGCCTCCCGTTTCGCCACGACGCTCGCCGAGACTGCCGCGGCGGCCGAGGCGGGGGAGACGATCCACGAGCTGCTCTGGCGCGTCTGGGACAGAGCACGCGCCCTGGACGGCAGCAAGCTGCAGCATCACTGGCGCGTGGCATCCGAACAGCCGGGCGGCGGGGAGACCGCGCGGGCTCTGGATGCGCTAGTCGCGCTGTTCGATGCGGCGAAGCGTTTCGTCGAGCGCACGCCGAACGAGCGACCGGAGGCATTCGTTCGAGACATCCTCGACAGCGAAGTACCGGAAGACACGCTCTCCACGCCTGATCGACCTGGACTTGTGACACTGCTGACACCGGCCACGGCGCTGGGCACGCAGTTCGACGTGGTCGTCGTCGCCGGTGTGCAAGACGGAGTGTGGCCGAACGTGCGGCTGCGCGGAGGACTGCTGGAGACCTGGCGTCTCGCCGACGCCGTCGTCGCAGCCCGCACGGGCGAGCCCGAGACGGCGCCCGGCGTTCTCGACCGGCGACGCGACGCCCTGCACGACGAGTTGAGGCTCTTCGTGAGGGCGCTGTCCCGGGCGCGCTCTCGCATCGTCGTCACTGCGGTGGATGACGACGCCACAGGCCCGAGCCCGTTCTTCGCGTTCCTGCCGGAGCCACCACCGGCATCCGCGCATCCGGCGGCGGAGCATCCACTCACCCTGCGCGGTCTCGTCGCCCGCCATCGGCGCACGCTCACGAGTTCGATCGACCCGGGGGCGCGAGCGGACGCCGCGGAGCAGCTGTCCGTGTTGGCACGCGAGAGCGTCCCCGGCGCGGACCCGCAGGAGTGGTACGGCATCATCTCGCCGTCGACGTCCGCTCCATTGCACGATCTGTCGGTCGAGGCCGCGCGGGTCTCGCCGTCGAAGATGGAGTCGTTCGAGGAATGCGAACTCAACTGGGCGATCTCAGCCCTCGGCGGGGACACTGTGCTGCCGCCGTCCGCCGGAATGGGCACGATCATCCACGAGGCGATGGAGACTGTCCCGGACGGCGATCTTGAGAAGCTGCGCGCCGTCGTCGCCGAGCATTGGCCGGAGCTCGATTTCGAGACCGAGTGGATCGGGCGAAAGGAGCGACGCCGCGCCGATCTCTACATCGAACGACTGCATTCGTACCTCGGTGAGGCGGCAAGTGATCGCGGACGGGTACTCGCGAGCGAGGTGGAGTTCCGCTTCGCCGTCGAGGTCGCGGCTGCCGGACAAGTGCCGGGTGCCGATGACTCCCTCGTCGACACAGCGGCAGAGGTGCCGCCCGCTGTGCACGTCGGCGACGAGGTGAACGGCCCGAATCGGGCCGTTGTGCACGGCTTCATCGATCGGGTCGAGGTCTATCCATCCGGCGCAGGCGAGCATGCGGCCGCTCGTGGCCGCGGCTGGGCCGACATGGCCGAGGGACTGAACGGGGAACGCGTCGTGGTCGTCGACCTGAAGACCGGCAAGAACGAGCCGGCGACGGATGCCAAGGTCGAAGAGCACGCGCAGCTCGCCGCATATCAGATCGCTGTGGAACAGGGATTGATCGACGGCGCTGATGCCGGTGCGCTCGCCGGCGCCAGATTGCTGCTCGTCGCCAACACGCTTTCCGGAAGCGACTACCGAGTCGCGCACCAGCACACTCTGCAGGGCGATGCACGCACACGGTTCCTGGGCAGGCT
- a CDS encoding DUF3107 domain-containing protein, whose protein sequence is MEIRIGIINTGRELNFETSTSADDVRAQVTAALEQNAAQVGFTDVKGNSYIVPTANLAYIELGTEESRRVGFVA, encoded by the coding sequence GTGGAAATCCGCATCGGCATCATCAACACCGGCCGCGAACTGAACTTCGAGACCTCCACCAGCGCGGACGACGTCCGCGCACAGGTGACCGCGGCTCTCGAGCAGAACGCCGCGCAGGTGGGCTTCACCGATGTGAAGGGCAACTCCTACATCGTCCCGACCGCGAACCTCGCATACATCGAGCTGGGTACGGAAGAGTCTCGCCGCGTCGGCTTCGTCGCCTGA
- a CDS encoding PHP domain-containing protein — MTDDAVPSTGANRFSGPNDLHLHSNHSDGTESPAEVVRQAHAHGIRTLALTDHDRSTGWDEASKAAASLGVTFLPGMELSAKYEWRSVHVLGYLFAPDDEALRAETDRIRNDRIGRAERIVRNIGRDYDLVWDDVVAQTAGDATVGRPHIADALIARGIVRDRGEAFDGILHPREGYYEPHYAPDPLSAVNLITRAGGVAVIAHPVTTGRDRMMPIAFIERLIDAGLGGFEIDHRENTEQGKKILRDVALKHDLIVTGSSDYHGAGKPNLPGENTTSDAMVARIIDRATGTDPRYA; from the coding sequence ATGACGGATGACGCGGTGCCGAGCACCGGTGCGAACAGGTTCTCAGGGCCCAACGACCTGCACCTGCACTCCAATCACTCGGATGGCACCGAGAGCCCGGCCGAAGTGGTGCGCCAGGCTCACGCCCACGGCATCCGAACGCTCGCCCTCACCGACCACGACCGCAGCACAGGATGGGACGAGGCGTCGAAGGCCGCGGCGTCCCTCGGCGTGACCTTCCTCCCCGGCATGGAGCTGTCGGCGAAGTACGAGTGGCGCAGCGTGCATGTTCTGGGGTATCTGTTCGCCCCCGACGACGAGGCACTGCGCGCCGAGACCGATCGGATTCGGAACGACCGGATCGGTCGCGCCGAGCGGATCGTGCGGAACATCGGCCGTGACTACGACCTCGTCTGGGATGACGTGGTCGCACAGACGGCTGGGGATGCCACGGTCGGGCGCCCGCACATCGCGGATGCCCTCATCGCCCGCGGCATCGTCCGCGACCGCGGTGAGGCTTTCGACGGCATTCTCCATCCGCGGGAGGGCTACTACGAACCGCATTACGCGCCCGATCCGCTCAGCGCGGTGAACCTCATCACGCGAGCCGGAGGAGTGGCGGTGATCGCTCATCCCGTCACAACAGGCCGCGACCGGATGATGCCGATCGCGTTCATCGAGCGTCTCATCGACGCGGGGCTGGGCGGATTCGAGATCGATCACCGCGAGAACACGGAACAGGGAAAGAAGATTCTGCGCGACGTGGCCCTGAAACACGACCTCATCGTGACGGGATCCAGCGACTACCACGGTGCCGGCAAGCCGAACCTGCCGGGCGAGAACACCACGTCTGACGCGATGGTCGCGCGCATCATCGATCGTGCGACCGGAACCGATCCGCGGTACGCCTGA
- a CDS encoding ferritin-like fold-containing protein, with amino-acid sequence MVKWFWQRDAPRRTLTLRARGDDGGAMRVDFAELAPELNRFLGQAAYLQLGYFETLTRLIRATPELDEKAAITRAAGAALSKHRGIVDVIRDLGEDSTDLMLPFREHLDAFRRKTIGARPRETLLAVYITAGMLDDFYLALASSYGETGRRIADILREDDDTEEIVEILKRTIESDDEWRSLLSMWARRLVGDTVLVARQALRSERLAEEEDRVEPVYTELMGAHARRMDAMGLAA; translated from the coding sequence GTGGTGAAGTGGTTCTGGCAACGCGATGCCCCTCGACGCACGCTGACGCTCCGCGCTCGCGGAGACGACGGTGGAGCGATGAGGGTCGACTTCGCCGAACTCGCGCCAGAGCTGAACCGCTTCCTCGGCCAGGCCGCATACCTGCAGCTCGGATACTTCGAGACGCTGACACGGCTGATCAGGGCGACTCCTGAGCTCGATGAGAAGGCGGCGATCACGCGCGCTGCCGGCGCCGCACTGAGCAAGCACCGCGGCATCGTCGACGTCATCCGTGACCTGGGGGAGGACTCGACGGACCTGATGCTCCCGTTCCGCGAGCACCTCGACGCCTTCCGTCGCAAGACGATCGGCGCCCGCCCTCGCGAGACGCTTCTGGCCGTCTACATCACGGCCGGGATGCTGGATGATTTCTATCTCGCGCTCGCTTCCAGCTATGGGGAGACCGGACGTCGTATCGCCGACATTCTCCGCGAGGACGACGACACCGAAGAGATCGTCGAGATCCTCAAGCGCACCATCGAGTCCGACGACGAGTGGCGTTCGCTGCTGTCGATGTGGGCGCGCCGGCTCGTCGGCGACACCGTTCTCGTCGCACGGCAAGCGCTGCGATCGGAGCGCCTCGCCGAGGAGGAGGACCGTGTAGAGCCCGTCTACACCGAGCTCATGGGCGCGCACGCGCGGCGCATGGATGCGATGGGCCTCGCCGCGTAG
- a CDS encoding DEAD/DEAH box helicase yields the protein MTTFADLDIDQDIIDALASKGIIDAFPIQEQTIPLGLPGQDIIGQAKTGTGKTFGFGIPVVQRLGKDPEHGVKALIVVPTRELAVQVYEDIDLLTSNRSTSVVAIYGGKAYEGQIDQLKAGAQIVVGTPGRLIDLAGQRLLDLSNATEVVLDEADKMLDLGFLADIEKIFQKVPAVRHTQLFSATMPGPIVALARRFMSNPIHIRANDPDEGLTQANIEHLVYRAHSLDKDEIIARILQSEGRGKTVVFTRTKRAAQRLNDELGDRGFNVGTVHGDMGQEQRERSMAAFKAGKRDVLIATDVAARGIDVNDVTHVINHTIPDDEKTYLHRVGRTGRAGKTGIAVTFVDWEDLHKWALINRALDFGKPEPVETYSSSPHLFEELNIPVGTKGRLTTAPKTQSVKTQRAPRPERAADVAAEQGSGDGTTRRRRRRRGGSGDQVGSTFVEGAPSEAPSSSDAAPAVERDAEGAGTHDGKGGEHHDGKSAPQRRRRRRRSGGAAPAGA from the coding sequence GTGACAACTTTCGCTGATCTCGATATCGATCAGGACATAATCGACGCGCTCGCCTCTAAGGGCATCATCGATGCGTTCCCCATCCAGGAGCAGACCATCCCGCTCGGCCTTCCCGGCCAGGACATCATCGGCCAGGCCAAGACCGGTACCGGTAAGACATTCGGCTTCGGCATCCCGGTCGTGCAGCGCCTCGGCAAGGATCCGGAACATGGCGTCAAGGCGCTCATCGTCGTCCCCACCCGCGAGCTCGCAGTGCAGGTGTACGAGGACATCGACCTTCTGACCAGCAATCGCTCCACCAGCGTGGTCGCCATTTACGGCGGCAAGGCGTACGAGGGCCAGATCGACCAGCTCAAGGCGGGGGCGCAGATCGTCGTCGGAACGCCTGGTCGTCTGATCGACCTCGCCGGCCAGCGTCTGCTCGATCTGTCGAACGCGACCGAGGTCGTGCTCGATGAGGCCGACAAGATGCTCGATCTCGGCTTCCTCGCCGACATCGAGAAGATCTTCCAGAAGGTGCCGGCAGTCCGCCACACCCAGCTGTTCTCTGCGACGATGCCCGGCCCGATCGTCGCGCTGGCGCGTCGGTTCATGTCGAACCCGATCCACATCCGCGCCAACGACCCCGATGAGGGCCTGACGCAGGCGAACATCGAACACCTGGTGTACCGGGCGCACTCCCTCGACAAGGACGAGATCATCGCCCGGATCCTGCAGTCCGAGGGTCGTGGCAAGACCGTGGTCTTCACCCGCACGAAGCGAGCGGCCCAGCGGCTCAACGACGAACTCGGCGACCGCGGGTTCAACGTCGGCACGGTGCACGGCGACATGGGTCAGGAGCAGCGCGAGCGCTCGATGGCCGCGTTCAAGGCGGGCAAGCGCGATGTGCTGATCGCCACGGACGTCGCCGCCCGAGGAATCGATGTCAACGACGTCACGCACGTCATCAACCACACGATCCCCGACGACGAGAAGACGTATCTGCACCGCGTCGGTCGCACAGGCCGTGCGGGCAAGACCGGCATCGCCGTGACGTTCGTCGACTGGGAGGACCTGCACAAGTGGGCCCTCATCAACCGCGCCCTCGACTTCGGTAAGCCCGAGCCTGTCGAGACCTACTCGTCGAGCCCGCACCTGTTCGAAGAGCTGAACATCCCCGTGGGCACCAAGGGTCGCCTGACGACGGCTCCGAAGACCCAGTCGGTGAAGACGCAGCGCGCGCCACGTCCGGAGCGTGCCGCGGATGTCGCCGCCGAGCAGGGTTCAGGAGACGGCACCACGCGTCGCCGTCGCCGCCGCCGTGGCGGCTCCGGAGACCAGGTCGGTTCGACGTTCGTCGAGGGCGCGCCTTCCGAAGCTCCCTCGTCGTCGGATGCTGCACCCGCAGTCGAGCGCGACGCAGAAGGCGCCGGCACGCACGACGGCAAGGGCGGCGAGCACCACGACGGCAAGTCCGCTCCTCAGCGTCGACGCCGCCGTCGTCGCTCGGGCGGTGCAGCGCCGGCGGGCGCGTAG